The genomic window CACCCAACGCATACAGGGTCTCGGTGGGCTCCTCGGTAAGACAGACAATGCGACGCGGGCCGATCATGCGACGGCGAATTCCGTTGTATCGACGAAAACCGCCGGGGTATTCCAGGGATGATGCGCGGCGATGGCTGCCAACAGGTCCTGCAGGCGCTGCGCATCGCGCGGTATGCAGAACTCCAGCCGTACAGAGGGCTGATATACGCGCTCGCCGCACTGCCCCTGCACGCTGCGGGTACCGTCCAGCACCCGGAACTGCTCGTGCGCGTCCGATTCCCACATGCCATCGGCGTAACCGCCAGCGGCCAGATCATCCACCGCCAGGATGCCCTGCTTCAGCGCCGCCAGACCTGCTGGCGGTACGAACACGGTGATGCGGTAGACCGGAAGCAGCTTCATTCCGCTGGCGCGTCCAGGCTCATGCAGTAATACACCACGCGTTCGGTTTCGACAAAACCACTGGCCTTGTGTGCGGCCTGGGCGTGCGTATTGTCCAGCGCGGTATCGGAAGCCAGCTCGCTGCAGCCCTGCGCGCGTGCCCAGCGCGCAACCTCGGCCACCAGTGCACGGCCGATGCCAAGGCCACGCTGGCTTTCAATCACATACCAGCCTTCGAGAAAACCCACCGGCGAACTGGAGGTGCCATTGACGTAGTCATGGCGCAGGCTGGCTTCGGCCAAGCCCACTGGCTGGCCCTGCGCGAAGGCCAGCAGCACGGTGCCGCCGTCTTCTTCCAGCAGTTGCTGCAGCTCGGCCAGATCGGTCTCGCAATCCGCCCACAAACCGCGACGCAGCTGCGCCCACGCCGACCAGTCACTGGCCAGCGCGCGTCGGATGTCGACGCCGGCCCGCTTCACGGGAACAGCATCCGCTTGCTCCACTCCCCCGCCGCATCGGCCTCATAGCACCAACGCTCATGCAGGCGGAAGTCGGCGCCGTACCAGAACTCGATCCGGCGCGGGACGATACGCACGCCACCCCAACCATCCGGGCGCGGCACATCGCGGCCTTCGAAGCGCGCCTCGAAATTGGCCAGGCGCTGCTCGAATTCCTCGCGCGACGCCAACGGCTGCGACTGCACCGATGCCCAGGCGCCGATCTGGCTCATGCGCGGGCGGCTGGCGAAGTAGGCATCGGCTTCCGCTGCCGATACCAGCTGCGCATCGCCTTCAATCCGCACCTGGATGCCGGCCTCGCGCAGGCTGCGCCACAGGAACAGCAGCGCGGCGGCACGGTTGTCGTGCAGCTCGCGGCCCTTGCGGCTGTCCAGATGTGTATAGAACACGAAACCGCGTTCATCGAAGGCCTTGAGCAGCACGGTGCGTGCCGAAGGACGGCCATCGATATCGACGGTGGCAACGGTCATCGCGGTGGCATCGATTTCCTTGCCAGCCTTGGCCTCTTCAAACAATGCGGCGAAAGTCGATAACGCTTCTGCATAAAGATTGGTCATGGTCCTGCTTCGTACGGCACGGGTTTGGGCTATTGTGGCGTCATGTCCCCCGCTCCGCACAGTTTTTCCCAGCGCCGCTTTGCCCCTGCCCTGGTTGCACAGGCGCTGGATGACGCACTGGCCAGCGCCAGCAACACGCCGATACTGGCGATCAGTGGCGTGCAGGGCAGTGGAAAATCCACGCTCGCAGGCCAGGTGGTGGAAATGGCACGCAGCCGCGGCCTGTGTGCTGCGGCGGTGTCCATTGACGACACCTACCTGACCCGCGCGCAACGGCAGCGTCTGGCCGACCGCATCCATCCGCTGCTGGCTACGCGTGGGCCGCCGGGCACGCACGATCTTGCCCTGGCCATGGCAACGCTGGACGCCGCCAAGGCCGGCCAGGCATTCCCCCTGCCACGCTTTGACAAGCTGGCTGACGAGCGGGTGCCGGAAACGGAATGGAAACAGGTCGAGCAACCGCTGGACCTGCTGGTGTTCGAAGGCTGGTTTCTGGGCACGCCGGCCGAGGACGATGAGGCGCTGCGCACGCCCTTGAACGCGCTGGAACGCGAGGCCGATGCCGACGGCACCTGGCGCCGCTGGTGCAACCAGGCGCTGGCCGAGCATTACCCCGCCTTGTGGCAGCGCTTTGACCGCCTGTGGATGCTGCAGCCGCCCAGTTTCGCAGTGGTGCCGCACTGGCGCTGGCAGCAGGAACAGGCACTGCAGCAGGCCTCACCCGGCCGCAGCAGCATGACCCGGCCGCAGCTGGAGCGTTTCGTACAGTTCTACGAACGCATCAGCCGCCAGGCGCTGCGGACCCTGCCCGCCATCGCCGATCGGGTCATCGCGCTGGATGCACAGCGGCAGCCGCTGGCAGACACGCAGGGCTGAGGCGACACAAGCAAGCCTGCATCGACCCGCGCCTGCCCTGCCCCAGAGCCGGCGCGGAGCACCGGCATCGGTTGCTTCGCAGCTGCGGGGCAACTCGACGGCGCAGGCCCCGTCGAGCTGCTGCAGATGCGCAGCCGCGTCAGGCGGCCTTGGCGTGGCTCATTGCACCAGGAAGGTGATGCGCAGATTGATCCGCCATTCGGTGATGTTGCCGTCGCCATCGGTGACAACCTTGGTCTCGTTGACCCAGGCGCCCTGGATGCCCTTTACCGTCTCGGCAACCTTCTTGATACCGCTGCGCACTGCATCCTCGACGCTGGTCTTGGAGGACGCGCTGACTTCAATGATTTTCGCCACTGACATGTCCAACTCCTTGGTTGCACCACGAACCATTCGTGGAGCTGTCGAGCTTGGCTGCTACCGTGTTAAGGCACTGACACGAGGTGCTAGCATCTTCCCGCAATGAATCCAGCCCCCAATCTCATCCTGGTCGGCCCGATGGGCGCCGGCAAAACCAGCATCGGCCGGCGCCTGGCCGAGCGTTTTGGACTGGTGTTCGTGGACGCCGACCAGGCCATCGTCGATGACGTCGGCTCCAGCATCACCGCCATCTTCGAGAATGCCGGTGAAGCCGGTTTCCGCGCGCACGAGAAACGGATCCTGGCCAGGCTGCTCAGTGGCAGCGGCCAATTGATCTCCACCGGTGGCGGGTCCGTACTGGACCCGGAAAACCGCCTGCGCATCCGTACCCAGGGCTTTGTGGTCTACCTGCGGGTCAGCGTGGCCTCGCAGCTGCAGCGCCTGCACCGCGACAAGACCCGCCCGCTGCTGCAGCGCGAGGACCGCGAACAGCTGCTGCACGCCATGGCCGCTGTGCGCGACCCGCTGTACAGCGAAGTGGCCGACCTGATCATCGACACCGACCTTTACTCCCCCGCCGAGGCCACCGCGCACACCGTGACCCGGCTTGCCGCGCAATGGCAGATTCTGGAACCCGACCGCATGACCGCCCCCACCCGCACCGTCGCCGTTGGCGGCGACCACCCCTACCAGATCCACATCGGCCCGGGCCTGTTGGCGCAGCCGCAGATACTGCTTGGCGCCATCCGCGGCCGCCACGTGCTGCTGGTCAGCGATGACACCGTCGCCCCGCTGTATCTGGCCCACGTACGGGACGCGCTGCTGTCGGCCCGGCCTGACCTGAAAATCGGCCAGCACGTGATCCCCGCCGGCGAAGCCTCCAAGACCCTGGACAATTTCGCCGCGGCGATCACCGCGCTGGCCAGCCTGGGTGCAACCCGCGATGCCTGTGTCCTGGCGCTGGGCGGCGGTGTGGTCGGCGACCTGGCCGGCTTTGCCGCGGCCTGCTGGATGCGCGGCGTCGACTGCGTGCAGCTGCCCACCACCCTGTTGTCGATGGTGGACTCCTCGGTCGGCGGCAAGACCGCGGTGGATATTCCGCAGGGCAAGAACCTGGTCGGCGCCTTCCACCCGCCGCGTGCGGTGGTTGCCGATACCAGCACGCTGCGGACCCTGCCGCTGCGCGAACTGCGCGCCGGGCTGGCCGAGGTGATCAAGTACGGCGCGATCCGCGACCCCTTGTTTTTCCAGTGGCTGCAGGCCGAACGCGAGGCCCTGCTGGCCGGCGACGACGGCGTGCTGGCGCAGGCCATTGCCCGCAGCTGCGAACACAAGGCCGAGATCGTCGAACGCGATCCGCTGGAAAAGGGTGAACGCGCCCTGCTCAACCTCGGCCACACCTTTGGCCATGCAATCGAAACCGCACAGGGCTACGGTGCGCCGGGCAATGACAACCTCAACCACGGCGAGGCGGTAGCGGTAGGCATGGTGCTGGCGGCCAGGCTGTCTGCGGCGATGGGCATGGCCGATGCGGCCGACACCGACGTGTTGCGTGACCTGCTGCACGCCTATGGCCTGCCAACCACCATCCCCGCCGGCCTGGACGCGCAGGCGCTGCTGGCCCACATGCGGCTGGACAAGAAGAACATCGCCGGGCGCCTGCGGCTGGTGCTGTGGCGCGGCATCGGCAAGGCCGAAGTGGTGCCGGATGTGGATGAAGCAGCGGTGTTGAACGTGCTGCGGGAAGGCTGAGCGGCTGTGCTTGTAGCCGCTCTCCCAGCGGGAGAGCGGTTGGGATGAGGGTCCAGGCGAAGTCTGCGACGACGCACACGATGGAAGCCATGACCGCACCCTCATCCGCCCTTCGGGGCACCTTCTCCCGAGGGGAGAAAGATGACGCGGCCCCCAAACCAGCCCAAAATCCGCACACCGGCTACAATCGCCGCCATGCGCGTCCTACTGCAACAGCCGCCCAGCGGCAATGAAGCCCCCCGCTACGTACAACTTTCTCTGGTGCCGGACCTGCTCGGCGGCTGGGAACTGCTGCGCGAGAGTGGCCAGACCGGCGGCCGCATCCAGCTGCGCCGCGAGCTGTTCCTGCAGCACGACGAAGCCATCCACGCCTTCGAGAAAGCCCGCGATGGCCAGATCAAAAAAGGCTTCCAGGTGATGTTCACCGCCGGCCAGCCCGCGCCCTGAATCCCGCATTCCCTGCAGGTGCGCCGCAGCGCGCCTGCGGACCTCAGCCTCCAGGAGTTCCATGTGACCAGCCCACTTCGCAATGACCGCTTCCTGCGCGCCCTGCGCCGCGAACCCGTGGACTACACCCCCGTCTGGCTGATGCGCCAGGCCGGCCGCTACCTGCCGGAATACCGCGCCACCCGCGCCCGCGCCGGCAGCTTCCTGGGCATGGCCAAGAACCCCGAAGTCGCCTGCGAAGTGACCCTGCAGCCGCTCGAGCGCTTTGACCTGGATGCCGCCATCCTGTTCTCGGACATCCTCACCGTGCCCGACGCGATGGGCCTTGGCCTGTACTTCGTCGATGGCGAAGGCCCCAAGTTCAAGCACCCGGTGCGCGATGCCGCCGCCGTCGCCAGGCTGGCGGTACCGGACATGGAAACCGAGCTGCGCTACGTGATGGACGCGGTGCGCCTGATCCGCCGTGAGCTTGACGGCAAGGTGCCGCTGATCGGCTTCTCCGGCAGCCCGTGGACGCTGGCCTGCTACATGATCGAAGGCGGCGGCAGCAAGGATTTCGCCCGCATCAAGGCCATGGCGCTGAACGAGCCCAAGGCCCTGCACCAGTTGCTGGAAGTGGTGACCGATGCGGTCATCGCCTATCTGTCGGCACAGCGCGCGGCCGGTGCGCAGGCCCTGCAGGTGTTCGATACCTGGGGCGGCGTGCTGGGCCCGGCGATGTACCGCGAGTTCTCGTTGCGTTACCTCAACCGCATCGCCAGCGAACTCAAGCGCGGCGATGGCGCCGAGCGCACCCCGCTGATCCTGTTCGGCAAGGGCACAGGCCAGTATGTGGCCGAGCTCGCCGCCAGCGGCGCCGAAGGCGTCGGCGTGGACTGGACCATCAGCCTGGAAGACGCCGCGCGTGCGGTCGGCGGCAAGGTCGCACTGCAGGGCAACCTGGACCCGACCACGCTGTATGGCTCGCCCGATGCGATCACCCGCGAAGTCGGCAAGGTGCTGGAAAGCTATGCAGCCGGCAATGGCGGCTCGCGCGAAGGCCATGTGTTCAACCTCGGCCACGGCATGTCGCCGGACATGAACCCCGAGCACGTCGCCGTGCTGGTGGATGCAGTGCACCGCCTCAGCCGCCGTTGAGGCACGACGGCCCGGACGGTTGACTTCAACCTTCCGGGCCCCGACGCTGGGCGGTCCTTGCTCCGGCCCTGCCCTCATGTACAAACGCTGCATCTCATTGTTGTTGGCAATCACGCTGCCACTCGCAGCACAGGCCGGGCCGGCACCGCTGCAGCTGGGCGACGATGATTTCCCGAGCCTTGCAGCGTTTCCCGACGTCCCACAGCTGACCGTCTTCAGCACCGGGCCGCTCGATTTCCCGACCAGCTGCAAGCAGATACGCATTGCGCGACCGGAAGAAATCGCGCCACGCTGGCGCCCCTACATCAGCAAACTCTCGCTCGACCGCTGCCAGACCGACACGGTGGGCACCGATGCGGTGCGGGAAACCTCGTATACCGCCAGCGCCCGCATCCATCCCGGGCAGGTGACACTGCACGGCTTGCCGGTTACCGAAACGCGCGAACTGCTGGCTGAAATGTATGCCAACCGCAGCCTGGTCCTGGCCGTTCCGCTGGAAAAAGCGTTGGCCGTGTTGCGCCCTGTCACCGAGCGCAACTGCGCGCCGGTTGCACACAACAATTCCGGCATCGCCACCGACTGCAGGATGGAGCGCGATGACGAAGGCGGCTGGAGCATCACCATCGGTGAACTCAACTCGACGATCCGCCTGAGCCAGAACCCGGACGATGCCACATCGACGCTGTACACCATCGGCGGCGGCGATTGACCTGCGCAGCATCTGCACATGCTTGGAAGGACAATAGGCGCCTGCCTCAGCACGAGCCGTCCTGATGTCCCCTGCTCCCCCCAGTACACTGCCTGCCAGCTCCTCCCAGAAACCGCTGCTGTGGTTGGTGTCACTGGCCATCTTTATGCAGATGCTGGACTCGACCATCGTCAACACGGCCTTGCCGGCGATGGCACGCAGCCTGGGCGAAAGCCCGCTGCAGATGCAGTCGGTGGTGTTCAGCTATGCACTGGCGGTGGCCAGCTTCATTCCCGCCTCGGGCTGGATTGCCGACCGCTTCGGTACGCGCCATACCTTCCTCGCTGCAATCGTGTTGTTCACCCTGGGCTCGCTGGCCTGTGCGTTGTCACCCACCTTGCAGTGGCTGGTAGCCGCACGCGTATTGCAGGGCATTGGCGGTGCGATGCTGCTGCCGGTCGGGCGCTTGGCGGTGATGCGTTCGGTGCCGCGCGATCAGTTCCTGTCGGCGATGAGTTTCATCGCCATCCCCGCCCTGATCGGCCCGCTGCTCGGCCCCACCCTGGGCGGCTGGCTGGTGGAAGTCTCGTCCTGGCATTGGATCTTCCTGATCAACCTGCCGATTGGCGTGGCCGGTTTCATCGCCGCGCTGCGGATCATGCCCGACCACTACGGCCAGCAGAAACAGCGCTTCGATCTGGCCGGCTACCTGATGCTGGCATTCGGCATGATTGCGTTGTCGCTGGCGTTGGATGGTGTCTCGGCAATCAACGCGGCGCACGCGCTTGTGCTGTTGCTGGCGGTGGTCGGCATCGCCGCATTGGCCGGCTATTGGCTGCACGCGGCAAGCAGCAGCAATGCGCTGTTTCCCTTGAGCCTGTTCAAGGTGGTCAGCTTCCGGATCGGCATCCTCGGCAATCTGTTCTCGCGCATCGGCAGCGGTGCGATGCCGCTGTTGATTCCGCTGCTGCTGCAGGTGGGCCTGGGCCTGAGCCCGATGACCGCCGGGATGATGATGATTCCGGTGGCGCTGTCGGGCATGGCCGCCAAGCGTGCCGCGGTGAGCCTGGTGGAACATTTCGGCTACCGCCGCATCCTGATGATCAACACGGTCTGCGTGGGCCTGGCGATGGCCAGCTTCGCGCTGATCGATGCCGAACAGCCGTTGTGGCTGCGGCTGACCCAGCTGGCAATCTTCGGCGCAGTCAATTCCATGCAGTTCACGGTAATGAACACCGTCACCCTGCGCGACCTGGACATGCATCAGGCCAGCAGCGGCAACAGCCTGCTGTCGATGGTGATGATGCTGGCGACCGGCTTCGGCGCGGCCACCGCCGGCAGCCTGCTGGCGGCGTTCGGCACCCATCTGAACGCACACGGTGCCACCGCGGCGCTGCATGCCACCTTCCTCTGCGTGGGTGCGATCACGCTCAGCTCGACCCTGGTGTTCTGGCAGCTGCCCGACAACCGCCCGCACCCGCGCGCGGTTGAGGAAGTGGTGGAGTAAGCCTGCGCCGCGCTTACTCCGGCGACGACTGCACCTGTTGCCGGCGTTGCGCATCCAGCACCCCGGCAATGGCTTCCAGCAGCATCTGTGCGGTCACCGGCTTGCGCAGGAAATCGGCAAACCCGGCCTCGCGTGCTTCCGGTTCGGCCTCGGTGTCGGAGCGCGCGGTCACCGCGATCAGCGGCATCTCATAGCCCATCGCCTTCAACTGACGGGCCAGGCCGAAACCATCAATACCGGGCAGGTCCAGGTCCAGCAAGGCCACATCGAACTCCTGGCTGGAAAGTTCGGCCAACGCCGCCAGCCCATGCGCGGCATGCACCACGCCATGCCCGTGCACTTCCAGCAGGCCACGGATCACCGCGGCGATGGTCGGATCGTCCTCCACCAGCAACACCCGTTGCGGTGCCAGGCTCATCCAGGCGCTGGCGGCACCCTCATCCTCTTCCATCGAGGTTGCAGGCACTTCCCAGGCCAGCGGCAGGTTCACGCTGAAACAGGTACCCTCGCCCAGGCTGCTTTGCACATCGATGCTGCCGCCCATGGCCACGGTCAGTTCGTTGCAGATGGCCAGACCCAGACCGCTGCCACCGTAGCGGGCCGCGGTGCGCGCACCATCGGCCTGTTCGAAACGGCGGAACAGGCGTTGCTGCTGCTCGGCACTGATCCCCGGGCCGGTGTCGCTGACCTCGAAACGCACGCCCTTGCCACCCTCCTCCAGCCGCACCCGCAGGCTCACCGAGCCGTGACTGGTGAACTTGATCGCATTGCCGAGCAGGTTGAGCAGGATCTGCCGCAGGCGCATCACATCACCGGTCAGGCGCGTGCGCGGCGATGCGGCGTTGTCGAATTCAAAGGCCAGCCCGCGGCGTTTGGCCAGCGGTTCCATCAGCCCGCGCACGTCCTCAAGCAACTGCCGCAGCTCCAGCGGCTGGTTCTGCAGTTCCAGGCGACCGGCTTCGATACGCGCCAGATCCAGCGCGTCGTTGACCAACCGCAGCAGGTGTTCGCCGGCCCGCCGGATCGCCTGCGTATAACCGCGTTGGCGCTCATCGAGCGGCGTGGCCAGCAGCAGCTCGCTCATGCCCAGCACACCGGTCATCGGCGTGCGCACTTCGTGGCCCAGCGTGGCCAGGAAGCGGGTCTTGGCCAGCGAGGCCTGTTCGGCCAACTCCTGCTTGTGCCGGGCCAGCTGCCACTCGTTGCGGCGGCGCAAACGCCGCTGGTACAACCAGGCGCCGCCCAGCAGCAGTGCAACACCCACGATGATGGCGGTCATGACCCCGGCGGGGCTGCGTGACCATGGCGGTTGCACGCGGAATGCCAGCGTCTGCACCGGCGACCACACGTTGTCCGAGGTGGCGGCCTGTATTTCCAGTTGATAACGTCCGGGCGGCAGGCGCGAGAACACGCGGTCACCGGTGGCGCCCACATCCACCCAGTCCGGATCGTAGCCGGCCAGGCGGAAGCGATAGGTATTGGTTGCCGAGTCGGCGAAGGACAGCAGGCGGGCGGCGATGCGCAGGTCGCGGTCACCGTCGAGGATCTGCAGCGCGGGTTCCTGGGTGAGATCCAGCTCCTTGTCGCCGCGCCGCACGCTGACCCGTTCGATGATCAGCGGCGGGCGACGGGTGGAAGGCTTGACCTGTGCGGGATCGAACAGCACCACGCCGTCCGGGGTGCCGCCGGCCAACTGGCCACTGCGTGCCTGTACCAGCGAGCGGCGCCGGAACTCCTGCCCCGGCAGGCCATCGTGCACGCCGTACAAGCGCACCGAGCGGTTGGCCGGATCGATGCGGATCAGGCCACGCGCACTGATCGCCCACGCCACGCCCTGCGCGTCAGCCAGTAGCCCGGTCGCGGCCAGCATCGGGAAACCCTGTTCAATGCCCACCCGGTCGAGCTGGGTCATGCGCTGCCCGTCCCACAGGTAGCGGTCCATCCGCCCCAGCCCGGCAATCCAGACCACACCGGCATCGGTCACGTTGAAGGTGGACACGCGCCCGGCCGGCCCACCCGGCACCGGTAAAAAGCGTGCGCTGGCCGGCTGCCAGGCATGCAGGCCGGTGCCACTGGCCAACCACAGGTGGTCGCCAGGACCGCATTGCATGTCCTCCACGGTCGTGTCCGGCAAGCCAGCTTGGCCGGAGTGCAGGTGCAGCAGCACATGGCCATCGGCATCGCGTTGCTGCATGCCGCCGTCTTCGGAATAGATCCAGATGCGGCCGCCATCGCAGCTGCGCACGATGTCGGCATCGCCGTTCATCGCCGCGTCGATGCGGTCGTCGCTGTGCCAGCGCTGCACGCTTCTGTCACGCGGGTCATAACGTACCAGCGCATCCAGGCTGCCGATCCAGACCTTGCCGTGCGCATCCTCCGCCAGCGATTGCGGCCAGTTGTTGCCGTCGATCGCTTCGAGGTGATGCTGCACTTCGCCGGTGCCCGGATCCAGGCGATCCAGCGCACCGCGGGTGCCCGTCACCCAGATGCCACCATTGGCCGACGCAGCCAGCGCCAGCGCATAGGGATTGCGCAGCGAATTGGGATCATCCAGGTGCCGTGACAGCACCGAGAACTGCCGCCAGCTGGGCGGCAGATGCCACAGGCCGGCATTGGTGCTGGCGAACCACAGGCCGCCTTCGCGGTCTTCATAGGCGCTGGACCAGTTGGGTTTGACCAGCCCGCGCTCCTGCGAGCTGTACAACGGCACATTGCGCACTCCCGCGCTGCGGATGCGCCCCAGCCCGGCACGGGTATCCAGCCAGTAACTGCCATCGGCCGAATACTGCAGCATGTTGAACACTTCGCCGGGCGCCGCGCCAGCCCAGGTGGCCGGCTCAAAGCGGCCATCGGCATGCCGCACCACCACGCCTTCATTGGTGGCGACCCACAGCCGGCCCTGCTTGTCGACTTTCAGGCCATTGATGCGCGGAGAGGGCAATACATCGCTGCCGGCACGCTCGAAGCCGGCACCGTTCCAGCGCGCCAACCCGCCCTTGGTGCCCACCCACAAGCTGCCGTCCGGAGTGACCGCCAGATAGGTGACTGCTGCTGCCGGCAGGCTGTGCGGGTCGCCGGGCACCGGCATGTAACGGCGGATCCTGCCTTCCGGATCCAGCCGGTGCAAGCCGCCGGTTGCAGTACCAAACCAGATGCTGCCATCGGCGGTGGAGGTGATGGCCCAGATGGTATTGCTGCCGATCTGCGGATAGCTCTGCTGGTCGAAGAACCGGAAGCTGAGCCGGTCCGCCGACAGCATCACCAGGCCGGCGTTCTGCGTGCCTATCCACAGGCGGTTGCTCTTGTCCGAATGCAGGCTCCACACCACGTTGTCGCGCAACCCGTTCTCGGCGCGCCAGATGCGGTAGTTGCGGCCGTCATAGCGGGCAAGGCCGTCGCGGCTGGCCAGCCACAGGTAACCGGTGAGATCTTCGGCGAAGGCGTTGATGTTGCTGGACGGCAAGCCGTCGGCCACGGTGAGCTGGCGCGGCTGCGGTGTTGCCGGCACCTCGGCCTGCACTGACGCCGTCGTCAGCAGTAGCGCGCCTACCAGCATCGCTGCAAGCCATTTCATCAACCCCTGCCTCCTGCAACGCCCGCTGGCGCGTCTGTGATGCCGCTATTGTGCCTGTCTCTGGCTGACCGCCAAGGCCTCGGCTATCGCATCCACCAACATCCGTCCGGTCACCGGCTTGCGCAGGAAGCCAACCATGCCCGCCGACCGCGCCAGTTGTTCGGCCTGGGTATCGGCACGTGCGGTCACCGCGATCAACGGAAACAGATGGCCCGAGCCGCGCAGCTGGCGGGCCAGTGCAATGCCATCCAGTGCCGGCAGGTCCAGATCCAGCAGGCCGATGTCGAAGTCCTGCCCGGCCGCTTCCGCCAGCGCCGCCAGCCCGTGCGCCGCGTGCACCACCTGATGCCCGCGTGCGCCCAGCAGGCCGATGATCACCTGCGCGACGGTGGGGTCGTCTTCAACCAGCAATACCTTCAAGGCCTGCAGGGCGCTGGCAGGTTCCGCTGGGCGCGGCGCCGCGTCGTCTGCAGGTGCCCATGGCAAGGGCAGCTCCAGTTCAAAGCGGGCACCTTCGCCGAGCCGGCTTTCAACGCGGATGCCACCGCCCATCGCCAGCGCCAGCTCCTGGCAGATGGCCAAGCCCAGCCCGCTGCCGCCGTAGCGCGAGGCGGTGCGGTTGCCATCGGCCTGTTCGAAGCGCTGGAACAACCGCGTCTGCTGCTCGGCGCTGATGCCAGGGCCGGTATCGGACACGCTCAGGATGATGCCATTCCGGTCCGGATGCAGGTGCACGCTGACGGCCACTTTGCCGCGTTCGGTGAACTTGATGGCGTTGCCCAGCAGGTTCATCAGGATCTGCCGCAGGCGCATGGCATCACCCACCACCATCACCGGCGTCGGGAGCGGCACGGCAGCTTCGAACACCAGGCCGCGGCGCTCGGCCATCGGCGCCATCAGGGCGCTCACTTCCTGCAGCAAACGGCCCAGATCGAAAGGACGGTTGTCCAACTCCAGCCGGCCGGCCTCGATCCGCGCCAGATCCAGCGCGTCATTCACCAGCGCAAGCAGGTGCGTGCCGGCCTGCTGGATCGCACTGGCGTAACGCTGCTGGCGGTCATCCAGCGACGTGCCCAGCAGCAGTTCGCTCATGCCCAGCACGCCGGTCAACGGTGTACGTACCTCATGCCCGAGGGTCGCCAGGAAGCGGGTTTTCGCCTGCGAGGCCTGTTCGGCCAACTCCTGCTTGTGCACGGCCAACTGCCATTCGCTGCGCCGCCGCACCCGGCGCCGGTAGGCAAACACCGCGGCCGTCGCCAGCAAGCCCAGCAACAGCGTCCATGCCGCCAGCGCCCAGTTGCTGCGCCACCAGGGCGGTGCAACCTCGATCAGCAGGGTCTGCGCACTGGTCCACGGCCCATCGGCGGCAGCGGCCTGTACGTCCATGCGGTAGCTGCCGGCCGGCAAGCGTGACACCAGGCGTTCGCCATCACTGCCCAGATCCACCCAGTTCTGGTCGTAGCCTTCGATATGCACGCGGAAGCGATGCCGCGCCGGATCCACGTACGACAGCAGCCGCCCGGTCACGCGAAGATCGCGGTCATTCGGGCCAAGCTGGATCAACGGGCCCTTCATGCGCTGCTCTCGGGCGGCATCGTCGCGGCGGACGCCCACCGATTCGATCACCAGCTGCGAGCCCACCGGCGTGGCAACCTTGGCATCCGGATTGAAACTGAGCAGGCCGGTGGCCGACACCGCCAGCGCCCGGCCACAGCCGGCATGGGACGGTGGCCGCGCGGTGAATTCGGTGTCGCTCAGGCCATCGCCTTCCTCCAACGTCCGCAACCGCGACGCGCCCGGTTGCCACCACAGCAGCCCACGCGTGGTGGTCGCCCACAGCTGGCCGCTGCAGCCCACGACCAGACCACCCATCGCTACCGCCGGCACGCCCTCGTCGGCACCGAGCCGCTGTATCAGGGAAAAACCGCCGGCATCGCCGCGGTAATGCTCC from Stenotrophomonas nitritireducens includes these protein-coding regions:
- the aac(6') gene encoding aminoglycoside 6'-N-acetyltransferase; translated protein: MKRAGVDIRRALASDWSAWAQLRRGLWADCETDLAELQQLLEEDGGTVLLAFAQGQPVGLAEASLRHDYVNGTSSSPVGFLEGWYVIESQRGLGIGRALVAEVARWARAQGCSELASDTALDNTHAQAAHKASGFVETERVVYYCMSLDAPAE
- the pdxH gene encoding pyridoxamine 5'-phosphate oxidase, which encodes MTNLYAEALSTFAALFEEAKAGKEIDATAMTVATVDIDGRPSARTVLLKAFDERGFVFYTHLDSRKGRELHDNRAAALLFLWRSLREAGIQVRIEGDAQLVSAAEADAYFASRPRMSQIGAWASVQSQPLASREEFEQRLANFEARFEGRDVPRPDGWGGVRIVPRRIEFWYGADFRLHERWCYEADAAGEWSKRMLFP
- a CDS encoding kinase, producing the protein MSPAPHSFSQRRFAPALVAQALDDALASASNTPILAISGVQGSGKSTLAGQVVEMARSRGLCAAAVSIDDTYLTRAQRQRLADRIHPLLATRGPPGTHDLALAMATLDAAKAGQAFPLPRFDKLADERVPETEWKQVEQPLDLLVFEGWFLGTPAEDDEALRTPLNALEREADADGTWRRWCNQALAEHYPALWQRFDRLWMLQPPSFAVVPHWRWQQEQALQQASPGRSSMTRPQLERFVQFYERISRQALRTLPAIADRVIALDAQRQPLADTQG
- a CDS encoding dodecin family protein, which codes for MSVAKIIEVSASSKTSVEDAVRSGIKKVAETVKGIQGAWVNETKVVTDGDGNITEWRINLRITFLVQ
- the aroB gene encoding 3-dehydroquinate synthase is translated as MTAPTRTVAVGGDHPYQIHIGPGLLAQPQILLGAIRGRHVLLVSDDTVAPLYLAHVRDALLSARPDLKIGQHVIPAGEASKTLDNFAAAITALASLGATRDACVLALGGGVVGDLAGFAAACWMRGVDCVQLPTTLLSMVDSSVGGKTAVDIPQGKNLVGAFHPPRAVVADTSTLRTLPLRELRAGLAEVIKYGAIRDPLFFQWLQAEREALLAGDDGVLAQAIARSCEHKAEIVERDPLEKGERALLNLGHTFGHAIETAQGYGAPGNDNLNHGEAVAVGMVLAARLSAAMGMADAADTDVLRDLLHAYGLPTTIPAGLDAQALLAHMRLDKKNIAGRLRLVLWRGIGKAEVVPDVDEAAVLNVLREG
- a CDS encoding WGR domain-containing protein, with translation MRVLLQQPPSGNEAPRYVQLSLVPDLLGGWELLRESGQTGGRIQLRRELFLQHDEAIHAFEKARDGQIKKGFQVMFTAGQPAP
- the hemE gene encoding uroporphyrinogen decarboxylase; its protein translation is MTSPLRNDRFLRALRREPVDYTPVWLMRQAGRYLPEYRATRARAGSFLGMAKNPEVACEVTLQPLERFDLDAAILFSDILTVPDAMGLGLYFVDGEGPKFKHPVRDAAAVARLAVPDMETELRYVMDAVRLIRRELDGKVPLIGFSGSPWTLACYMIEGGGSKDFARIKAMALNEPKALHQLLEVVTDAVIAYLSAQRAAGAQALQVFDTWGGVLGPAMYREFSLRYLNRIASELKRGDGAERTPLILFGKGTGQYVAELAASGAEGVGVDWTISLEDAARAVGGKVALQGNLDPTTLYGSPDAITREVGKVLESYAAGNGGSREGHVFNLGHGMSPDMNPEHVAVLVDAVHRLSRR